The Amycolatopsis sp. DG1A-15b genome window below encodes:
- a CDS encoding TetR/AcrR family transcriptional regulator produces the protein MTKRGATLSTSDARRDAVVDAAIAEFARGGYHSTPISAVAARADISPAYVFKLFPGKISLFVAALDRCYELVVHALSNGAARVEDADPGKILHEMGGAYAELIADRNLLMLQVHAQSAADTPEIADAVRRGLAKVTGFARSRSGAADDEVQRFIAYGQLCHLIATLGLDEHAGDWAAVLSAGIRHPGRN, from the coding sequence ATGACGAAACGCGGTGCCACGCTCTCCACTTCCGACGCCCGTCGGGACGCCGTCGTCGATGCCGCCATCGCCGAGTTCGCCCGCGGCGGCTACCACAGCACGCCGATCAGCGCGGTGGCCGCCCGGGCCGACATCTCACCCGCGTACGTCTTCAAGTTGTTCCCCGGCAAGATTTCCCTGTTCGTCGCCGCGCTCGACCGGTGCTACGAACTCGTCGTCCACGCCCTCTCGAACGGCGCCGCCCGCGTCGAGGACGCCGACCCGGGGAAGATCCTGCACGAGATGGGCGGCGCCTACGCGGAGCTGATCGCCGACCGGAACCTGCTGATGCTGCAGGTGCACGCCCAGTCGGCCGCCGACACGCCCGAGATCGCCGACGCCGTCCGCCGCGGGCTGGCCAAGGTGACCGGCTTCGCCCGGTCGCGCTCCGGCGCGGCCGACGACGAGGTGCAGCGATTCATCGCCTACGGGCAGCTCTGCCACCTGATCGCCACCCTCGGCCTGGACGAGCACGCCGGCGATTGGGCCGCCGTGCTGTCCGCCGGTATCCGCCACCCCGGCCGGAACTGA
- a CDS encoding BTAD domain-containing putative transcriptional regulator: MGPEVRFHLLGPLTVTVGGRPVPLGGAKQRVLLAHLLLNANRTVSPGQLIDALWRRDPPTSATANLQTYVWRLRRLLPDGAVLRTHDAGYSLVVDPGEVDAHRFARLVGDAARAAEDGSPETALTLLAEAEALWRGDPLEDLPTAAAWDAELGRLVENRLAAVEERLALQVRLGRHDPAIAELTVLLAEHPYRERLWQQYLLALAGAGRRAEALQAYATARERLVTELGVEPGPELRTLQAAILAGEPLRVAAQVAASSPLRQLPADLPDFTGREEHVRELSAALGAGPAPVVLTGAPGTGKTALAMHVAHGLADRFPDGQLYVDLAGTGAPRDPAEVLADFLHALGVTGNTVPAGPDQRAALFRSRLAGRRMLLVLDDAATAAQVRPLLPADAGCAALVTTRGRLPELAGAKHVELPVFGEREAAQLLAELAGPDRVVGEPAEAAAIVRCCGYLPLAIRIAGARLAGRQAWSLRTLHDRLADESSRLSELRVGDLGVRPSFELSLRQLPPAARTAFGRSAVLGAQDFPSWVVDALLDRAGTHDVLDVLVDANLVSLTGRDSSGHPRYRLHDLLRCYATELLAQEPLPVRRETLARVLSVLLALAKTAAAGLPPAFGAMTGPAVAARPVPERLVADPLGWFTAERKLLAAAVQLAAEAGLDELAWQLTAAAVPFYDLRGAYDDWRRSHLTALAAVEAAGNRAGAAVLARGLGQVRLYHDEYEEASRDMRRSAELFAELGDVRGEALAVAGLGTVARVRDRPREALGCYRRALAGLERADDRSGVAQMRNSIGSTYALLGSFAEAETWLHRARELAREIEDPHREAKVLTELGTLHRDTGRLPESLTRLRLALSILEDLDDERCSAYALLGIGQTLLEAGEPVQARGVCDRALRVFRETGNHQGETTGLALLEQAQRRRTPSAAHT, translated from the coding sequence ATGGGGCCTGAAGTGCGGTTTCACCTGCTCGGACCACTGACCGTGACGGTCGGCGGGCGGCCGGTGCCCCTCGGCGGGGCGAAGCAGCGGGTCCTGCTCGCGCACCTGCTGCTCAACGCGAACCGGACGGTGTCGCCCGGGCAGCTGATCGACGCGCTGTGGCGCCGTGATCCCCCGACGTCGGCCACCGCCAACCTGCAGACGTACGTGTGGCGGCTGCGCCGGCTGCTGCCCGACGGCGCCGTCCTGCGCACCCACGACGCGGGTTACTCGCTGGTCGTCGACCCCGGCGAGGTCGACGCCCACCGGTTCGCCCGGCTCGTCGGCGACGCCGCCCGCGCGGCCGAGGACGGCTCGCCCGAGACGGCACTGACGCTGCTGGCCGAGGCCGAAGCGCTGTGGCGCGGCGACCCCCTGGAAGACCTGCCGACCGCGGCCGCCTGGGACGCCGAGCTCGGCCGGCTGGTCGAGAACCGGCTGGCCGCCGTCGAGGAGCGGCTCGCGCTGCAGGTCCGGCTGGGCCGGCACGACCCCGCGATCGCCGAGCTCACCGTGCTGCTGGCCGAACACCCGTATCGCGAACGGCTCTGGCAGCAGTACCTGCTCGCGCTCGCCGGCGCGGGCCGCCGGGCCGAAGCGCTGCAGGCGTACGCGACAGCGCGCGAGCGGCTCGTCACCGAACTCGGCGTCGAACCCGGGCCGGAGCTGCGGACCCTGCAGGCGGCGATCCTCGCCGGCGAGCCGCTGCGCGTTGCCGCTCAGGTGGCCGCGTCGTCCCCGCTGCGGCAGCTTCCCGCCGATCTGCCGGACTTCACCGGCCGCGAGGAGCACGTCCGCGAACTGTCCGCGGCGCTCGGCGCGGGCCCGGCGCCGGTGGTGCTGACCGGCGCGCCCGGCACCGGCAAGACGGCGCTGGCCATGCACGTCGCCCACGGCCTCGCGGACCGGTTCCCGGACGGCCAGCTCTACGTCGACCTCGCCGGCACGGGTGCGCCGCGCGACCCCGCCGAGGTGCTCGCCGACTTCCTGCACGCACTGGGCGTCACCGGGAACACCGTGCCGGCCGGGCCGGACCAGCGGGCGGCGCTGTTCCGCTCGCGCCTGGCCGGGCGCCGGATGCTGCTGGTGCTGGACGACGCGGCGACGGCCGCGCAGGTCCGCCCGCTGCTGCCCGCCGATGCCGGGTGCGCCGCGCTGGTCACCACCCGCGGCCGGCTGCCCGAGCTGGCGGGCGCGAAGCACGTGGAGCTGCCCGTGTTCGGTGAGCGGGAGGCCGCGCAGCTGCTGGCCGAGCTGGCGGGGCCGGACCGGGTGGTCGGCGAACCGGCCGAGGCGGCGGCGATCGTCCGGTGCTGCGGGTACCTGCCGCTGGCGATCCGCATCGCCGGCGCGCGGCTGGCCGGGCGGCAGGCGTGGAGCCTGCGGACCCTGCACGACCGGCTGGCCGACGAGTCGAGCCGGCTGAGCGAGCTGCGCGTCGGCGACCTCGGTGTCCGGCCGAGCTTCGAGCTGAGCCTGCGTCAGCTGCCGCCGGCCGCGCGCACGGCGTTCGGCCGGTCGGCGGTGCTGGGCGCGCAGGACTTCCCGAGCTGGGTGGTCGACGCGCTGCTGGACCGCGCGGGCACGCACGACGTCCTCGACGTGCTCGTCGACGCCAACCTGGTTTCGCTGACCGGGCGGGATTCGAGCGGGCACCCGCGGTACCGCCTGCACGACCTGCTGCGCTGCTACGCGACGGAACTGCTGGCGCAGGAACCACTTCCGGTCCGCCGCGAGACGCTCGCCCGGGTGCTGTCGGTGCTCCTGGCGCTGGCGAAGACCGCGGCGGCGGGCCTGCCACCGGCGTTCGGCGCGATGACCGGACCCGCGGTGGCCGCGCGGCCCGTCCCGGAGCGCCTGGTGGCCGACCCGCTGGGCTGGTTCACGGCGGAGCGCAAGCTCCTGGCGGCGGCGGTCCAGCTCGCGGCGGAGGCGGGCCTGGACGAGCTGGCCTGGCAGCTGACGGCGGCCGCGGTCCCGTTCTACGACCTGCGCGGCGCGTACGACGACTGGCGACGCAGCCACCTGACGGCGCTGGCGGCGGTCGAGGCGGCGGGGAACCGCGCGGGAGCGGCGGTGCTGGCCCGCGGCCTCGGCCAGGTCCGCCTGTACCACGACGAGTACGAGGAAGCGTCCCGGGACATGCGGCGGTCGGCGGAGCTGTTCGCCGAACTGGGCGACGTCCGAGGCGAGGCACTGGCGGTGGCGGGCCTCGGCACGGTGGCCCGGGTCCGTGACCGCCCCCGGGAGGCCCTGGGGTGCTACCGCCGTGCCCTGGCGGGCTTGGAACGCGCGGACGACCGGAGCGGCGTCGCCCAGATGCGCAACTCGATCGGCTCGACATACGCGTTGCTGGGCTCGTTCGCCGAGGCGGAGACCTGGCTGCACCGCGCTCGTGAGCTGGCGCGCGAGATCGAGGACCCGCACCGGGAGGCGAAGGTCCTGACGGAGCTGGGCACGTTGCACCGCGATACGGGACGGCTCCCGGAGTCGTTGACGCGCTTGAGGCTGGCGTTGAGCATCCTGGAGGACCTCGACGACGAGAGGTGCAGCGCGTACGCGCTGCTGGGCATCGGGCAGACGTTGCTGGAGGCGGGCGAGCCGGTCCAGGCGCGCGGAGTCTGCGACCGGGCGTTGCGGGTGTTCCGCGAGACGGGGAACCACCAGGGCGAGACGACGGGGCTGGCATTGCTGGAGCAGGCCCAGCGCCGCAGAACCCCCTCGGCGGCTCACACCTGA
- a CDS encoding papain-like cysteine protease family protein — MKPTSGVLCGLVALSAAVVALQAPAAAAAARTDLGITMQAQQKDQWCWDASGNTIAGYWGYSLTQTRFCQIAHNESGSDCANNQGYLSDQQRVFRYLGFPNIGTYNSGGQTLSFTGVKTQIDAGKPVGTRIGWRSGGGHMHVLYGYDNSGGATRVEYGDPWPNNSRYNSMNYDTYRSNSQFQWTHTLYGIEG, encoded by the coding sequence GTGAAACCCACCTCAGGAGTCCTGTGTGGACTCGTCGCGCTCTCGGCCGCGGTCGTCGCGCTGCAGGCCCCGGCCGCCGCGGCGGCGGCGCGGACCGATCTCGGGATCACCATGCAGGCGCAGCAGAAGGACCAGTGGTGCTGGGACGCCAGCGGAAACACGATCGCCGGCTACTGGGGATATTCCCTCACCCAGACCCGGTTCTGCCAGATCGCGCACAACGAATCCGGCAGCGACTGCGCCAACAACCAGGGCTACCTGTCCGACCAGCAGCGCGTGTTCCGCTACCTCGGTTTCCCGAACATCGGTACGTACAACTCGGGCGGCCAGACGCTTTCCTTCACCGGCGTCAAAACCCAGATCGACGCCGGGAAGCCGGTCGGCACCCGCATCGGCTGGCGCTCCGGTGGCGGCCACATGCACGTGCTCTACGGATATGACAATTCCGGCGGCGCCACCCGCGTCGAATACGGCGACCCGTGGCCGAACAACAGCCGCTACAACTCGATGAACTACGACACCTACCGCTCGAACAGCCAGTTCCAGTGGACCCACACGCTGTACGGGATCGAGGGATGA
- a CDS encoding medium chain dehydrogenase/reductase family protein gives MNVTQIVLPGLVEPDGLRVEHRPLPPRRAGEALIRVEASGISFAEQQMRRGKYYDQPPFPFVPGYDVVGTVLEAEDPALIGRRVAAMTKIGGWRSHLAVPAADLVPVPDGLDAAEAETFVVNGITAYQMLHRWAKVRTGGTILVHGASGGVGTTLVQLARAAGIRVIGTASARNLDVVTALGATAVDYRGDVPARVRALVPGGVDAVFDHVGGPGIVDSFRLLAPGGALVAYGSASTVNTGGNPKPAVLKLVARLLWWNAVPNRRRAHFYNVWGGKRNLARFRARLAEDLTAVFELAVRGQLEAQVAARIPLTEAAKALALAESGTVTGKVVLVP, from the coding sequence GTGAACGTCACCCAGATCGTCCTCCCCGGCCTCGTGGAGCCGGACGGCCTGCGCGTCGAACACCGCCCGCTGCCGCCCCGGCGCGCCGGGGAAGCCCTGATCCGCGTCGAGGCCAGCGGGATCTCGTTCGCCGAACAGCAGATGCGGCGCGGCAAGTACTACGACCAGCCGCCGTTCCCGTTCGTGCCCGGCTACGACGTCGTCGGCACGGTGCTCGAAGCCGAGGACCCCGCTCTGATCGGCCGCCGCGTCGCGGCCATGACGAAGATCGGCGGGTGGCGCAGCCACCTCGCCGTCCCCGCCGCCGACCTGGTGCCGGTGCCCGACGGCCTGGACGCCGCCGAGGCGGAAACCTTCGTGGTCAACGGCATCACGGCGTACCAGATGCTGCACCGGTGGGCGAAGGTGCGCACCGGCGGCACGATCCTGGTCCACGGCGCGAGCGGCGGCGTCGGCACCACGCTGGTGCAGCTCGCCCGCGCGGCCGGGATCCGGGTGATCGGGACGGCGTCGGCCCGCAACCTGGACGTGGTGACCGCGCTCGGGGCCACCGCCGTGGACTACCGCGGCGACGTCCCGGCCCGGGTGCGCGCGCTGGTGCCCGGCGGGGTCGACGCCGTCTTCGACCACGTCGGTGGCCCCGGCATCGTCGATTCGTTCCGCCTGCTCGCCCCGGGTGGCGCCCTGGTCGCCTACGGCAGCGCGTCGACGGTGAACACCGGGGGCAACCCGAAGCCCGCCGTGCTGAAACTCGTCGCGCGGCTGCTGTGGTGGAACGCGGTGCCGAACCGCCGCCGGGCGCACTTCTACAACGTCTGGGGCGGCAAGCGGAACCTCGCCCGGTTCCGCGCGCGCCTGGCCGAAGACCTGACGGCCGTCTTCGAGCTGGCGGTGCGGGGACAGCTCGAGGCGCAGGTGGCCGCCCGGATCCCGCTGACCGAAGCCGCGAAAGCCCTCGCACTGGCCGAATCCGGCACGGTGACCGGCAAGGTCGTGCTCGTCCCCTGA
- a CDS encoding Gfo/Idh/MocA family oxidoreductase, whose translation MSGSRSRTVADPPRLAVVGTSGYAFSYLHRARILHDEGLVRFAGMADIRPPSAAAGALLPPGGTAHPGVDDLLRRCRPDITVVATPPHAHVQTGAAVLRAGSDLLLETPPVLDLDGFTTLSRLAAETGAACQTGFQSFGSPVLPVLRAAIAAGRLGQVTGVGAAGAWIRTDAYYRRNPWAGRRWLDGEAVVDGALTNPFSHAVATALLVGGVAGRDPAEIALELYGTRDIEADDTACLRIRFGDGPEIVVAASLCAEQDHEPYVVVHGERGRAKFWYKSHRLEIDDERFHLGEPADLLRNLIAHHLDPDGVPLLAPLAGTRAFASVVEAVRDAPSPSRIPAGWIRTVGEGASRHPVVRGIGEEVAVAADRLALFSEIGVPWASAARRRTGGAAAERTG comes from the coding sequence ATGTCGGGGAGCCGGAGCCGCACCGTGGCGGACCCGCCGAGGCTGGCGGTCGTCGGCACGTCCGGCTACGCCTTCAGCTACCTGCACCGTGCGCGGATCCTGCACGACGAAGGCCTGGTCCGGTTCGCCGGCATGGCCGACATCCGGCCGCCGTCGGCCGCCGCCGGCGCACTGCTGCCACCGGGCGGCACCGCGCACCCGGGTGTCGACGACCTGCTCCGCCGCTGCCGCCCCGACATCACCGTGGTCGCCACCCCGCCGCACGCGCACGTCCAGACCGGGGCCGCGGTGCTGAGGGCGGGCAGCGACCTGCTGCTGGAGACCCCGCCGGTGCTCGACCTCGACGGCTTCACCACGCTGTCGCGGCTGGCCGCGGAGACCGGCGCGGCCTGCCAGACCGGGTTCCAGAGCTTCGGCTCCCCGGTGCTGCCCGTCCTCCGGGCGGCGATCGCGGCCGGCCGGCTCGGTCAAGTGACCGGTGTCGGCGCGGCCGGGGCGTGGATCCGCACCGACGCCTACTACCGCCGCAACCCGTGGGCCGGGCGCCGCTGGCTCGACGGCGAGGCCGTCGTCGACGGCGCCCTGACCAACCCGTTCTCCCACGCGGTGGCCACCGCGCTGCTGGTCGGCGGGGTCGCCGGGCGCGACCCGGCGGAGATCGCCCTCGAGCTCTACGGCACCCGTGACATCGAGGCCGACGACACCGCGTGCCTGCGGATCCGGTTCGGCGACGGACCCGAGATCGTCGTCGCCGCTTCGCTGTGCGCCGAGCAGGACCACGAGCCCTACGTCGTGGTGCACGGCGAACGCGGGCGCGCGAAGTTCTGGTACAAGAGCCACCGCCTCGAGATCGACGACGAGCGGTTCCACCTCGGCGAACCGGCCGACCTGCTGCGCAACCTGATCGCCCACCACCTCGACCCGGACGGCGTGCCGCTGCTCGCGCCGCTGGCCGGGACCCGGGCGTTCGCCTCGGTGGTCGAAGCGGTGCGGGACGCACCGTCGCCGTCGCGGATCCCGGCGGGCTGGATCCGCACCGTCGGCGAAGGGGCGAGCCGGCACCCGGTCGTGCGCGGGATCGGCGAAGAGGTCGCCGTCGCCGCGGACCGGCTGGCGCTGTTCTCGGAAATCGGCGTCCCGTGGGCGAGTGCCGCGCGACGGCGAACGGGCGGCGCGGCCGCCGAACGCACCGGCTGA
- a CDS encoding FAD-binding protein, translating into MRVGESNWAGNLTYGADAVTTPRTVDEVRAAVTAATHVKALGSRHCFNDIADSPGGLLLDLRALDAGVELGDGTVTVAGSARYGDFARQLHDAGFALPNLASLPHITVAGSVATGTHGSGRRQPGLAAAVSGIELVTAGGELRTFTRADAEFPGLVVGLGAFGVVTRLTLDVVPAFDVRQDVFDDLPWEAAYEHFDEIEDAGYSVSMFTNWANDAIDQVWIKSRVGDFTERAGLFGAVPADGPRHPAHAAGIPADNCTPQQGVPGPWHERLPHFELAFTPSVGDELQSEYFVPYSAAAAAIRAVRGIGDLVAPLLLVSEIRAIAGDDLWLSPGHGGDRVALHFTWQPRQPEVEAVLPVIEERLAPFGARPHWGKLFHGVPGEYPRLAEFRALAESLDPQGKFRNPFLNRNVFGS; encoded by the coding sequence ATGCGGGTGGGCGAGTCGAACTGGGCCGGAAACCTCACTTACGGCGCGGACGCGGTGACCACCCCGCGGACCGTCGACGAGGTGCGGGCCGCCGTCACGGCCGCCACGCACGTCAAAGCCCTCGGGAGCCGGCACTGCTTCAACGACATCGCCGACTCCCCGGGCGGGCTCCTGCTGGACCTGCGCGCCCTCGACGCGGGAGTCGAGCTCGGCGACGGCACCGTGACGGTCGCCGGGTCGGCCCGCTACGGCGACTTCGCGCGGCAGCTGCACGACGCCGGGTTCGCGCTGCCGAACCTGGCATCGCTGCCGCACATCACGGTGGCGGGCAGCGTCGCGACCGGCACCCACGGGTCCGGGCGGCGGCAGCCGGGCCTCGCCGCGGCCGTCTCCGGCATCGAACTGGTCACCGCCGGCGGTGAGCTGCGGACGTTCACCCGCGCCGACGCCGAGTTCCCCGGCCTGGTTGTCGGGCTCGGCGCGTTCGGCGTCGTCACCCGGCTGACCCTCGACGTGGTGCCGGCGTTCGACGTCCGCCAAGACGTCTTCGACGACCTGCCGTGGGAAGCCGCCTACGAGCATTTCGACGAGATCGAAGACGCCGGTTACAGCGTCAGCATGTTCACGAACTGGGCGAACGACGCGATCGACCAGGTGTGGATCAAGAGCCGCGTCGGCGATTTCACCGAGCGTGCCGGCTTGTTCGGCGCGGTGCCCGCCGACGGTCCGCGCCACCCGGCGCACGCCGCCGGCATCCCGGCGGACAACTGCACGCCCCAGCAAGGGGTGCCGGGCCCGTGGCACGAGCGGCTCCCGCATTTCGAGCTGGCGTTCACGCCGAGCGTCGGGGACGAGCTGCAGTCGGAGTACTTCGTGCCTTACAGCGCTGCCGCCGCCGCGATCCGCGCGGTCCGCGGGATCGGCGACCTCGTCGCGCCACTGCTGCTGGTCTCGGAAATCCGCGCCATCGCGGGCGACGACCTGTGGCTGAGCCCCGGCCACGGCGGTGACCGGGTGGCCCTGCACTTCACGTGGCAACCCCGGCAGCCGGAGGTCGAGGCGGTGCTGCCGGTCATCGAGGAGCGCCTGGCCCCGTTCGGCGCCCGTCCGCACTGGGGCAAGCTCTTCCACGGCGTTCCGGGGGAGTACCCCCGGCTGGCCGAGTTCCGGGCGCTGGCGGAAAGCCTGGATCCGCAGGGCAAGTTCCGCAACCCGTTCCTGAACCGCAACGTCTTCGGGAGCTAG
- a CDS encoding serine hydrolase domain-containing protein: MNLRESLHRYVDDGTLPGAVAIVDRGGRREVVTAGSVDVEGSRPMAEDTLFRFASITKPITAAAVLVLVDDGRVALDDPIGRWLPELAEPKVVRTPSGALDDVVPAKRPITVFDVLTGQAGWGFPSDFTLPAVQALFPVQGDGREVQSFPEPDVWLARLARVPLVHQPGEAWLYDTCSTIQGLLVARASGQSFPEFLAERIFAPLGMTDTGFVAAPGRSTAFYKRTAGGLVLADPPDGQWRTMPALPLGNGGLAGTAGDWVAFGRMLLAGGAGVLTPEAVRLMTTDHTTAAHREVGALFLEGQGWGMGGAVDIAVTEPWHVPGRYGWVGGTGTTAHVVPATGTVAVLLTQVGEDNPVPPRWMRDFWHAAAA; encoded by the coding sequence ATGAACCTGCGCGAGAGCCTGCACCGCTACGTCGACGACGGCACGCTGCCCGGGGCGGTGGCGATCGTGGACCGGGGCGGCCGGCGGGAGGTCGTGACCGCCGGCTCGGTCGACGTCGAGGGCAGCCGCCCGATGGCCGAAGACACGCTGTTCCGGTTCGCGTCCATCACCAAGCCGATCACCGCGGCCGCCGTGCTGGTGCTGGTGGACGACGGCCGGGTCGCCCTCGACGACCCGATCGGCCGCTGGTTGCCCGAGCTGGCCGAGCCGAAGGTCGTGCGGACGCCGTCGGGCGCGCTCGACGACGTCGTCCCGGCGAAGCGGCCGATCACGGTGTTCGACGTCCTCACCGGCCAGGCCGGCTGGGGCTTCCCGTCGGACTTCACGCTCCCGGCCGTGCAGGCGCTGTTCCCCGTGCAAGGCGACGGCCGGGAGGTGCAGAGCTTCCCCGAGCCCGACGTCTGGCTCGCGCGGCTCGCCCGGGTCCCCCTCGTCCACCAGCCCGGGGAAGCCTGGCTGTACGACACCTGTTCCACGATCCAGGGTCTGCTCGTCGCCCGCGCGTCCGGACAGTCCTTCCCCGAGTTCCTCGCCGAACGGATCTTCGCCCCGCTGGGCATGACCGACACCGGCTTCGTGGCCGCACCCGGCCGGTCCACCGCCTTCTACAAGAGGACCGCCGGCGGGCTGGTGCTCGCCGATCCGCCGGACGGCCAGTGGCGCACGATGCCGGCGCTGCCGCTCGGCAACGGCGGCCTCGCCGGGACGGCGGGCGACTGGGTCGCGTTCGGCCGCATGCTGCTGGCCGGCGGCGCCGGCGTGCTCACACCCGAGGCCGTCCGGCTGATGACCACCGACCACACCACCGCGGCGCACCGCGAGGTCGGCGCGCTCTTCCTCGAAGGTCAGGGGTGGGGGATGGGTGGTGCGGTGGACATCGCCGTCACCGAGCCCTGGCACGTCCCGGGCCGGTACGGCTGGGTCGGCGGCACCGGCACCACCGCACACGTCGTCCCGGCCACCGGCACGGTGGCCGTCCTGCTCACCCAGGTCGGCGAGGACAACCCCGTGCCGCCGCGCTGGATGCGGGACTTCTGGCACGCGGCGGCCGCGTAG
- a CDS encoding LacI family DNA-binding transcriptional regulator: MTVTIHDVARRANVSISTVSRAFTSPDLVRQQTRTRVLAAAHELGYHAAGAPQPGPAVRTGHIGIVVSDLGNPFFTGVLNGVQARARQDDIAVLFANSDEDPATEQNLVRRMAKQVDGVVLCSPSMTDDQLRVLAGQTTLVLLNREVPGIPSIVMDAADGMRQAIEHLAALGHRRCAYLGGPRASWANRARKQGLAETAQKHGTDVVEFGPFPPVFEGGLQGADLALAADVTAIVAYNDLVAFGALARLNARGVPVPDEVSLVGFDDLVFAAISAPPLTTIAMPTEAAGRAAVTILLGLLDGEADEHTTQVLDTHLIVRATTAPPSG; encoded by the coding sequence TTGACCGTGACGATCCACGACGTCGCCCGCCGGGCCAACGTGTCGATCTCGACCGTGTCGCGGGCGTTCACATCCCCGGACCTGGTCCGGCAGCAGACCCGTACCCGGGTGCTGGCCGCCGCGCACGAGCTGGGCTACCACGCGGCCGGCGCCCCGCAGCCGGGGCCCGCGGTCCGCACCGGGCACATCGGGATCGTGGTCTCCGACCTGGGCAACCCGTTCTTCACCGGCGTGCTCAACGGCGTCCAGGCCCGCGCGCGGCAGGACGACATCGCGGTGCTGTTCGCCAACAGCGACGAGGACCCGGCGACCGAGCAGAACCTCGTCCGCCGGATGGCCAAGCAGGTCGACGGCGTCGTGCTGTGCAGCCCGAGCATGACCGACGACCAGCTGCGCGTGCTCGCCGGGCAGACGACCCTGGTGCTGCTCAACCGCGAGGTGCCCGGCATCCCGTCGATCGTGATGGACGCCGCGGACGGGATGCGCCAGGCCATCGAGCACCTGGCCGCGCTGGGTCACCGCCGCTGCGCCTACCTGGGCGGGCCGCGGGCGTCGTGGGCGAACCGGGCCCGCAAGCAGGGCCTGGCGGAGACCGCGCAGAAGCACGGCACCGACGTGGTCGAGTTCGGCCCGTTCCCGCCGGTGTTCGAGGGCGGCCTGCAGGGCGCGGACCTGGCGCTGGCCGCGGACGTGACGGCGATCGTCGCCTACAACGACCTCGTCGCCTTCGGCGCGCTGGCGCGCCTGAACGCCCGCGGGGTGCCGGTGCCGGACGAGGTCAGCCTGGTGGGCTTCGACGACTTGGTCTTCGCGGCGATCTCGGCACCCCCGCTGACGACGATCGCGATGCCGACGGAGGCGGCGGGCCGCGCGGCGGTGACCATCCTGCTGGGCCTGCTCGACGGCGAGGCCGACGAGCACACGACGCAGGTGCTGGACACCCACCTCATCGTCCGCGCCACCACGGCGCCGCCGTCCGGCTAG
- a CDS encoding Lrp/AsnC family transcriptional regulator — MTRSQCAMPVSPGAPPEAARPGLSASDLARVEALQRDPRAPWTRIAAAVGTDATTAARRWERLQAAGLAWLTAYSTPPTTTVGYVDLACRPDALSALTRELCGWPSVFSVERTTSRFALFLGLAARGLDALDALVTGRIGTLAGVREVRFAVVTRVYREGSGWLVDALAPEQRAVLDDTAVQARLVVPQQWNDRDLRALVESLGEDGRRSYAVLARDCGMSESAVRRTLARMLRNHELDFRCDLAHVPAGWPVIAGYRLDAPATELDRAGAAIAQLPETRLSAAVVGEGNLVVSAWLRVPADCTAYETRLAEAAPGARVLDRAITLRMPKRMGRLLSPHGLGGPHQAIIPAR; from the coding sequence ATGACCAGGTCACAATGCGCCATGCCCGTTTCGCCCGGTGCGCCGCCGGAAGCGGCGCGCCCGGGGCTGAGCGCGTCGGACCTCGCCCGGGTGGAGGCGCTGCAGCGCGACCCGCGAGCGCCGTGGACGCGCATCGCCGCCGCCGTCGGCACCGACGCGACGACGGCGGCGCGCCGCTGGGAGCGGCTGCAGGCCGCCGGGCTGGCCTGGCTCACCGCCTACTCCACCCCGCCGACGACCACGGTCGGCTACGTCGACCTCGCCTGCCGCCCGGACGCGCTGAGCGCCCTGACCCGCGAGCTGTGCGGCTGGCCGTCGGTGTTCAGCGTCGAGCGCACGACCAGCCGGTTCGCGCTGTTCCTCGGCCTGGCCGCTCGCGGCCTCGACGCGCTGGACGCGCTGGTCACCGGCCGCATCGGCACCTTGGCCGGGGTGCGGGAGGTCCGCTTCGCCGTCGTGACGCGCGTCTACCGCGAGGGCAGCGGCTGGCTGGTGGACGCGCTCGCCCCCGAACAGCGGGCGGTGCTGGACGACACCGCGGTGCAGGCCCGGCTGGTCGTGCCGCAGCAGTGGAACGACCGGGACCTGCGCGCGCTGGTGGAGTCGCTCGGCGAGGACGGGCGCCGCAGCTACGCGGTGCTGGCCCGCGACTGCGGGATGAGCGAGTCGGCGGTGCGGCGCACGCTGGCGCGGATGCTGCGCAACCACGAACTCGACTTCCGGTGCGACCTCGCGCACGTCCCGGCCGGCTGGCCGGTGATCGCGGGCTACCGCCTCGACGCCCCCGCGACCGAGCTCGACCGCGCCGGCGCGGCGATCGCGCAGCTGCCCGAGACCCGGCTCTCCGCGGCGGTGGTGGGGGAGGGCAACCTCGTCGTGTCGGCGTGGCTGCGGGTGCCGGCCGACTGCACGGCCTACGAGACGCGGCTGGCGGAAGCCGCCCCCGGCGCGCGGGTCCTCGACCGCGCGATCACGCTGCGGATGCCGAAGCGGATGGGCCGGCTGCTCAGCCCGCACGGCCTCGGCGGGCCGCACCAGGCGATCATCCCGGCCCGCTGA